TAGAGGTGTCAGGGGAGTGGTACCTGGTAAAGTGGAGTTTACGGCTACTCCTGAGGAGATCTTGAGGCTGAACTATACCTCCAGAACCGCGATCAGGTTCCTGATACTGGTAAGTAAGGAAATACTCGATCCCATAGATCTGGAATCACTGAAGAAGGCTGCCTCCTCGGTTGAGTGGTCCTCCTTCTTCAGTCCTTCCTATACGTTTGCAGTGAGAGCCGAGAGAGTGGGTTACCACAATTTCACCAGCGTGGATGTGGCAGCTATCGTGGGAGAAGCCGTAGTGGAGCACTTCTCCTCTCTGGGCACTAGAATAAGGGCAAACCTAAAGAGGCCTGATGTAGTGATCAGAGCCTACGTGAGCGGAAATATCTTCCTTCTAGGATTGGATACAACTGGGGAAAGTCTTCACAAACGAGGATACAGGGTGTTCGAACACAGGACATCCCTAAATCCCGTGATAGCCTACTCACTGGTCAAGCTCAGTGGCTGGCTCGATTCTCTGCCCTCTGATCCAAGCTCGGTTCTCGTAGATCCTATGTGCGGTGGTGGGACGATTCCCATCGAGGGAGTGTTGGCTGCTTTGAGGATACCTCCCGGGAGATGGAGGAGAAGTTACCCTGTGGATCATCTCTCCCCCTTCCAAGGCATCTCTCAGGAGGAGATATTCAATCGGGAAGATTCTTACATTGTAGATAAGGATCTGAACGTCTTATGCTCCGACATAAGCCCAAAAAGCATAAGGGGGGCCATGGAGAACGCCAAGTCGGCTGATGTCTACGACAAAATAGAGTTCGATGTGAGGGATGCGAGCGAGCTGATCTCCCTGAGTAGAATAAGCTCCGTAGCTACAGATCCACCCTATGAGTTAAGGACTGGGAGGAACAGGAGAATAGGCGAGACCTTCCATAGAATGGCCTCCGCCCTCGAGGAGAAGCTCGAGCATAGGTTCTCAGCCATATGCGCTGGCCCGGCCCTTCCTAAACTAATGACAGCCATGCGAAACCTCAAGCTGGTGTTCAACAGGAGGATTCTCTATGGCGGGATCGAGGCCAGGTTGCTAGCCTACGAGAGGAGGGGCACCCGACAGGAAGGCCACTAAAGAACTCACAATAGGGACTGCTATGTTGTCCTCGCCTCCGTATAACTCCACCACCGAGGAGGAGATA
This genomic stretch from Thermoproteota archaeon harbors:
- a CDS encoding THUMP domain-containing protein, whose product is MLLTLGVTIPGLDPFLGEEVRELLGRGVRGVVPGKVEFTATPEEILRLNYTSRTAIRFLILVSKEILDPIDLESLKKAASSVEWSSFFSPSYTFAVRAERVGYHNFTSVDVAAIVGEAVVEHFSSLGTRIRANLKRPDVVIRAYVSGNIFLLGLDTTGESLHKRGYRVFEHRTSLNPVIAYSLVKLSGWLDSLPSDPSSVLVDPMCGGGTIPIEGVLAALRIPPGRWRRSYPVDHLSPFQGISQEEIFNREDSYIVDKDLNVLCSDISPKSIRGAMENAKSADVYDKIEFDVRDASELISLSRISSVATDPPYELRTGRNRRIGETFHRMASALEEKLEHRFSAICAGPALPKLMTAMRNLKLVFNRRILYGGIEARLLAYERRGTRQEGH